Proteins encoded by one window of Arachis ipaensis cultivar K30076 chromosome B04, Araip1.1, whole genome shotgun sequence:
- the LOC107634947 gene encoding peroxisomal membrane protein 11D: MSTLDATRAELALLVLYLNKAEARDKICRAIQYGSKFLSNGEPGTAQNVDKQTSLARKVFRLFKFVNDLHGLISPTPQGTPLPLILLGKSKNALLSTFLFLDQFVWLGRSGIYQNKERTELIGRISLYCWLGSSACTTLVELGELGRLSGSMKKLEKQLKGSNKYENEQYRAKLKASNERTLALIKAGMDIVVAVGLLQLAPKKVTPRVTGAFGFVTSLISCYQLLPAAAAKSKSS; this comes from the exons ATGAGTACATTGGATGCAACTAGGGCGGAACTCGCTCTTCTAGTTTTGTACTTGAACAAGGCTGAAGCAAGAGACAAGATATGCAGGGCAATACAATATGGTTCCAAGTTTTTGAGTAATGGGGAACCTGGCACCGCCCAGAATGTAGACAAACAAACCAGCTTGGCTAGGAAGGTTTTCCGTCTCTTCAAG TTTGTCAACGACCTGCACGGTCTGATAAGTCCAACACCTCAGGGTACTCCCTTACCCCTAATTCTATTGGGAAAG TCAAAGAATGCATTACTCTCCACTTTCTTGTTTCTTGATCAATTTGTGTGGCTCGGTAGATCCGGCATCTACCAG AATAAAGAACGAACTGAGCTAATCGGCCGGATATCTCTCTACTGTTGGCTTGGCTCCTCGGCGTGTACCACCCTAGTTGAG CTTGGGGAACTTGGACGACTCTCTGGATCGATGAAGAAGTTGGAGAAACAACTCAAGGGCAGTAATAAATATGAA AATGAGCAATACCGCGCCAAATTAAAGGCCTCGAATGAGAGGACTCTAGCACTCATCAAAGCAGGCATGGATATTGTGGTGGCTGTTGGACTGCTACAATTGGCACCCAAGAAAGTCACTCCTCGCGTTACCGGCGCATTTGGATTTGTTACATCTCTAATCTCTTGCTATCAG CTGCTTCCGGCCGCCGCGGCGAAGTCAAAATCATCATGA
- the LOC107634946 gene encoding F-box protein At4g00755 encodes MMEYSVDFLSYLDLDTSLKILMCLDDPTDLVRVSCVSRSWRHYVIENGLCKQLCMRMFPQLSRFERVVELNQHGAKDHAEVGSSSSMEWLALEREHRVYAYLARASTEYVGTNCIARTIGASSTDNFPQESIDNTLEPRDNISGRYSYWSSSGQSNPGVPETLTYELLSQICVISEINIQPFQAHFQIGSPIYSAKSVRFKMGHCKSSLDASTDDNFVWTYTSPVFPMSQENRLQKFKLPEPVLCIGGILQIELLGRVQRQEMDGLLYICVSYVQVVGCSLSPAFNVEILDPSGRFLLKSDHLARGQTLMAFENEPAGMYDNFMVRGLRDFPQIVTILRGHMGGVVVEDDWDGDEYEVDDIEEEYAL; translated from the exons ATGATGGAGTACTCTGTGGATTTTCTCAGTTACCTTGATTTGGACACTTCCCTCAAGATACTGATGTGTCTCGATGATCCCACTGACCTTGTTCGCGTGAGCTGTGTCTCACGGTCTTGGAGACACTATG TTATTGAAAATGGTCTCTGTAAGCAGCTATGCATGAGAATGTTTCCTCAATTATCTAGATTTGAGCGTGTTGTTGAACTGAATCAACATGGAGCGAAGGATCATGCAGAGGTTGGATCTAGCAGCTCTATGGAATGGCTAGCTCTAGAGAGAGAACATAGAGTCTATGCCTACTTAGCTAGAGCTTCAACAGAATACGTTGGCACGAACTGCATTGCTAGGACAATTGGTGCATCTAGCACTGATAATTTCCCTCAAGAGAGCATTGATAACACTTTAGAGCCGCGAGACAACATCTCTGGGAGATATTCATATTGGTCAAGTAGTGGACAAAGTAATCCTGGGGTGCCTGAGACACTGACATATGAGTTGCTCTCTCAAATTTGTGTCATTTCCGAAATTAATATACAGCCTTTCCAAG CTCACTTTCAGATAGGTTCACCTATATATTCGGCAAAATCTGTTCGATTTAAAATGGGTCATTGTAAATCATCGTTGGATGCTTCAACTGATGATAACTTCGTATGGACCTACACATCACCTGTGTTTCCAATGAGTCAG GAAAACCGGTTACAGAAGTTCAAGCTTCCGGAACCTGTGCTTTGTATTGGTGGTATCTTGCAGATTGAGCTTTTGGGAAGGGTACAGAGGCAAGAAATGGATGGTCTACTATATATTTG TGTTTCTTATGTTCAAGTTGTGGGGTGCTCGTTATCTCCAGCATTCAATGTTGAAATACTGGATCCCTCTGGAAGGTTCTTGTTGAAAAGCGACCACCTGGCTAGGGGTCAAACCCTGATGGCGTTTGAGAATGAGCCAGCGGGAATGTACGACAACTTCATGGTGAGGGGACTGCGAGATTTCCCACAGATTGTGACTATACTGCGCGGACATATGGGAGGGGTGGTTGTGGAAGATGATTGGGATGGAGATGAATATGAAGTTGATGACATTGAAGAAGAATATGCACTTTGA